Part of the Candidatus Dadabacteria bacterium genome, TCTTCAACGCCCTTGCCCTTTATGAGAGGGAGAACAAGGCGAACCTTGTAAGGCGATATTCTGAAGTGTCTTAAAACTGAACGCGAAACCATTTCATCTACCCCATCTTGGACTTTTTGTCACCGCCCGCATGCCCGTGAAAATTTCTTGTCGGAGAAAACTCTCCCAGTTTGTGCCCTATCATGTGCTCGTTGACGGAGACGGGGATAAACCTCTTGCCGTTGTGAACCGCTATGGTCAGCCCTATCATCTCCGGTATTACCATTGATGAGCGCGACCATGTTTTGATGTAAACATCGCTCTTTCCCGCCGCTCCTTTCACCGCCATGACCTTCTTCAGAAGTTTCTCATGAACAAAGGGCTGTTTTTTCGTTTTTTCCGCCATTTCCTGTCAGTCCATCCCGTAGCCGACCCTTCTGGGCCTTACTATGTATTTGTCCGTTCTCTTGTTC contains:
- the rpsS gene encoding 30S ribosomal protein S19, whose protein sequence is MAEKTKKQPFVHEKLLKKVMAVKGAAGKSDVYIKTWSRSSMVIPEMIGLTIAVHNGKRFIPVSVNEHMIGHKLGEFSPTRNFHGHAGGDKKSKMG